A region of Allocoleopsis franciscana PCC 7113 DNA encodes the following proteins:
- a CDS encoding GlsB/YeaQ/YmgE family stress response membrane protein yields MVINVIAWLVLGLIAGAIAKAIYPGHQGGGIFATIGLGILGAMVGGWLGNLFLGTTAGATAGALSIPSVIFAIIGALVLLFLWGLFTRRAA; encoded by the coding sequence ATGGTAATTAATGTTATTGCTTGGCTCGTTTTAGGTCTGATTGCTGGTGCGATCGCCAAAGCTATTTATCCGGGTCACCAAGGTGGTGGAATCTTTGCAACAATTGGTTTAGGAATTTTGGGTGCTATGGTTGGAGGCTGGCTGGGTAATCTCTTCTTGGGAACCACGGCAGGAGCCACAGCAGGCGCTTTAAGTATACCCAGTGTTATCTTCGCTATTATCGGGGCCTTAGTTCTGCTCTTCCTGTGGGGCTTGTTCACCAGACGGGCTGCGTAA
- a CDS encoding type II toxin-antitoxin system Phd/YefM family antitoxin yields MLSLSDIYPLSEFQRGAKAFLARLKETKAPIVLTVNGKATAVVQDAEGYQQLLDRIELLESIVGIRKSIEEFEQGKGIPLKQAFAELREKYGLPD; encoded by the coding sequence ATGCTCAGTCTAAGTGACATTTATCCTCTCTCGGAGTTCCAGCGGGGTGCGAAAGCTTTCCTGGCAAGACTCAAAGAAACTAAAGCACCCATAGTTCTAACGGTTAATGGTAAAGCTACTGCCGTTGTTCAAGATGCTGAAGGCTACCAGCAACTTCTCGATAGGATTGAGTTACTGGAGTCTATTGTGGGTATCCGCAAAAGTATTGAAGAATTTGAGCAAGGTAAAGGGATACCTCTGAAGCAAGCATTTGCAGAACTTCGGGAAAAGTATGGTTTACCAGATTGA
- a CDS encoding ABC transporter ATP-binding protein, which yields MSAIRFEEVFLKFPGVSHPAVNGCTCKIEAGQLVVILGPSGCGKTTLLKMVNRLYEPTSGRIYLDGTDIQKIQVTQLRRQMGYVIQQSGLFPHMTVAENIAVVPKLLGWSRVQYQARVDELLMLVELSPQEYRDRYPAQLSGGQQQRVGLARALAGDPKVMLMDEPFGAIDAITRQTLQDEILRLQRQLKKTILFVSHDVEEALRLADKIMILQKGQIVQFDTPLNILTRPANPFIYELMGADDRVRQLSLLRVETAMASVSPDYQPQNEHTIGRYDNLRQALSVLLRTGAQKLTVLDGEDVVGILTLEQIRDSARMEVNR from the coding sequence GTGAGTGCAATACGGTTTGAGGAGGTGTTCCTAAAATTTCCTGGTGTATCCCACCCAGCGGTAAATGGCTGCACTTGTAAAATCGAAGCCGGTCAATTAGTCGTGATTTTGGGGCCATCGGGTTGTGGGAAAACAACCCTGCTGAAGATGGTCAATCGCTTATATGAGCCAACTTCGGGTAGAATTTACCTCGATGGTACTGACATCCAAAAGATACAAGTTACCCAGTTACGTCGGCAGATGGGTTACGTGATTCAGCAGTCTGGGTTGTTTCCTCACATGACAGTGGCAGAGAATATTGCTGTAGTGCCGAAGCTGTTGGGTTGGTCGAGGGTGCAGTACCAAGCACGAGTGGATGAGTTGTTGATGCTCGTGGAACTATCCCCTCAAGAATACCGCGATCGCTACCCGGCGCAACTCTCTGGAGGACAGCAGCAACGAGTTGGATTGGCGCGTGCTTTGGCGGGTGATCCGAAAGTTATGTTAATGGATGAGCCATTTGGAGCCATTGACGCGATTACTCGCCAGACGTTACAGGATGAGATTTTGCGTCTCCAGCGTCAGCTTAAGAAAACGATTCTGTTTGTGTCTCATGATGTTGAGGAAGCGCTGCGTCTTGCTGACAAAATCATGATTCTGCAAAAAGGGCAGATTGTGCAGTTTGATACACCCTTGAATATCCTCACACGACCCGCTAATCCTTTTATATATGAATTGATGGGTGCGGATGATCGGGTACGCCAATTGAGTTTGCTGCGAGTGGAGACGGCAATGGCAAGCGTCTCACCAGATTATCAACCTCAAAATGAACACACAATCGGACGATATGATAACTTGCGTCAAGCGTTATCCGTGTTGCTACGAACGGGTGCACAGAAGTTAACGGTACTCGATGGTGAGGATGTGGTTGGTATCCTTACCCTTGAACAAATTCGGGATTCTGCAAGGATGGAAGTTAATCGTTAA
- a CDS encoding FAD binding domain-containing protein: MNKFSYIRATSVKDAVQRASTDENALFIAGGTNLVDRMKVFLDEPSQLIDISRLQMQRIEPIAGGGLRIGALVSNTAVADHPDVRRNYPMLSRAILSGASQQIRNVASVGGNLLQRTRCPYYYDTAFACNKREPGSGCPAATGINRMHALFGASDQCIAVHPSDMCVPLAALDAIVEVEGPKGKRQIPFTEFHRLPGNMPQQDSNLEPGELITAVVVPPVPFAKSGVYLKLRDRASYAFALISVAAAIDVAGDSIKDVRLAMGGVAHKPWRPTEAEKFLIGKPANAETFQQAAEIALQGAKPLTHNSFKVELAKRAIKRSLTVSAKGGGVA, from the coding sequence ATGAACAAATTTTCCTACATTCGTGCCACTTCTGTCAAAGATGCGGTGCAACGGGCGTCTACTGACGAGAATGCCCTGTTTATCGCGGGTGGCACGAACCTAGTTGACCGGATGAAAGTTTTTCTAGATGAGCCATCGCAACTCATCGACATTTCCCGGCTTCAGATGCAGCGCATTGAGCCAATAGCTGGGGGGGGTTTACGCATCGGCGCATTGGTGAGTAATACCGCAGTGGCTGACCATCCCGATGTCCGACGCAACTATCCCATGCTATCCCGTGCAATTCTCTCTGGTGCCTCTCAGCAAATTCGCAATGTCGCCTCGGTTGGCGGTAATCTCCTGCAACGTACCCGTTGCCCCTACTACTACGACACGGCATTTGCTTGCAATAAACGGGAACCGGGAAGCGGCTGTCCTGCGGCAACGGGAATTAACCGAATGCACGCGCTGTTTGGAGCTAGCGACCAGTGTATCGCTGTTCATCCCTCGGATATGTGCGTTCCCCTAGCAGCGTTGGATGCCATTGTTGAAGTGGAAGGGCCAAAGGGTAAGCGGCAAATCCCGTTTACAGAGTTCCACCGTTTACCGGGTAACATGCCCCAACAGGACAGTAATTTAGAGCCAGGGGAACTGATTACTGCTGTTGTGGTGCCCCCTGTGCCGTTTGCCAAGTCGGGTGTTTATCTCAAGTTGCGGGATAGGGCTTCCTATGCTTTTGCCTTAATTTCCGTTGCGGCTGCTATTGATGTTGCTGGTGACAGTATTAAAGATGTACGTCTAGCAATGGGTGGGGTTGCTCACAAACCTTGGCGTCCCACGGAAGCAGAGAAGTTTTTGATTGGCAAACCCGCTAATGCCGAAACATTCCAGCAGGCGGCGGAGATTGCCCTACAGGGAGCCAAACCCCTGACTCACAACAGCTTCAAAGTCGAATTAGCTAAACGTGCCATTAAGCGATCGCTCACAGTATCAGCCAAAGGAGGAGGTGTAGCATGA
- a CDS encoding xanthine dehydrogenase family protein molybdopterin-binding subunit has translation MNKVIGTAVSRKDGRAKVTGTATYAAEHQIPGLIHGYLVTATIANGRIKSIDTSAAQKAPGVIAVFTHKNAPKVFTPANNFMTSKIYEARLPLSDDKVHYGGQIIGLVVADTLERSRHAAHLVKVEYETQKPVVEAKNATFKEAPPQMGEEFKFEKGQFAAGMANAATKIEATYTTSTELHAAMEPHATIAQWQGQDSLTVYEPSQWVMGCQRTYADLFGLPAEKVRIVTPFLGGGFGSKAFPWPHGILCTAAARQLQRPLKVVLHRRQVTANAGHRSETEQTIRLAANADGMLSAISHEAKSCTSPVESFSEPCTGITPAMYAAPNLRLNQELAVMNVGTPTFMRAPGENPGMWAMESAMDELAWALKLDPVELRLKNETKEHQKKGLPFSAKHFADCLKVGAEKFGWKDRKMETRALTRDGKLIGWGMAAATFPGLRGKASVKVRLLPDGKVHVLTSGNDMGTGSYTVVAVTAAETLGVPVENVRVEMGDSLLPDGGLAGGSMMTASLAPAVMQACQDVLKAANCTTASDACAALRQSGRAAFEATASSAPGEEGKKWAFQSWGAHFCEVAVDEEIGRLRVTRWVSVMDVGRVMNAKTAASQVRGGVIMGIGQALMEECHFDPNLGNPVVYDLATYHFPAHADIPRIEVAFVGEPDLNFNPVGARGVGEIGITGVSAAVANAVYHATGKRLRSLPLTPDKLIG, from the coding sequence ATGAACAAAGTAATTGGCACTGCTGTGTCGCGCAAGGATGGACGCGCTAAGGTAACGGGTACAGCGACTTACGCGGCAGAACACCAAATTCCGGGACTAATTCACGGGTATTTAGTCACAGCGACGATTGCCAACGGGCGGATTAAAAGCATCGATACCAGTGCAGCTCAAAAGGCACCGGGGGTAATTGCTGTTTTCACCCATAAGAACGCCCCCAAGGTGTTCACGCCCGCTAATAACTTCATGACCTCGAAAATTTACGAGGCGCGTCTGCCCTTGTCGGATGATAAAGTTCACTATGGTGGGCAAATTATCGGCTTAGTGGTGGCAGATACATTGGAGCGATCGCGTCACGCCGCACACTTAGTTAAAGTTGAATACGAGACGCAAAAGCCAGTAGTTGAAGCGAAGAACGCGACGTTCAAAGAAGCTCCGCCCCAGATGGGTGAGGAGTTTAAGTTCGAGAAGGGCCAGTTTGCGGCAGGGATGGCAAACGCCGCCACGAAGATTGAGGCGACTTACACGACTTCCACCGAACTACACGCCGCGATGGAACCCCATGCTACCATTGCTCAGTGGCAAGGACAGGACTCGCTTACCGTTTACGAACCCTCCCAGTGGGTAATGGGCTGTCAGCGCACCTACGCTGATTTATTCGGTCTTCCTGCGGAAAAGGTACGGATTGTTACGCCCTTCCTCGGTGGCGGTTTCGGTTCTAAAGCCTTCCCGTGGCCTCACGGCATTCTCTGTACAGCAGCAGCACGTCAACTCCAACGTCCTCTTAAGGTTGTCCTCCACCGACGGCAGGTAACCGCCAACGCCGGACATCGGTCTGAAACTGAGCAAACAATTCGTTTGGCGGCAAATGCAGATGGTATGCTGAGTGCCATTTCCCACGAGGCGAAATCCTGCACGTCACCAGTAGAATCCTTCTCAGAACCTTGTACAGGCATCACCCCAGCGATGTACGCTGCCCCCAACCTGCGGCTGAACCAGGAACTCGCCGTGATGAACGTAGGCACCCCAACATTCATGCGGGCACCAGGGGAAAATCCGGGCATGTGGGCGATGGAATCTGCAATGGATGAACTCGCCTGGGCGTTGAAGCTAGACCCGGTAGAACTGCGCCTGAAAAACGAGACGAAAGAACACCAGAAGAAGGGGTTACCGTTCTCAGCCAAGCATTTTGCCGATTGCCTCAAGGTGGGTGCAGAAAAGTTCGGCTGGAAAGACCGAAAAATGGAAACTCGTGCGCTAACCCGCGACGGTAAACTCATTGGTTGGGGCATGGCTGCTGCAACATTCCCTGGATTGCGCGGCAAAGCATCCGTCAAGGTGCGGCTGTTGCCAGACGGTAAAGTCCATGTCCTCACTTCTGGAAATGACATGGGTACAGGTTCCTATACGGTAGTTGCGGTGACAGCAGCCGAGACATTAGGAGTTCCTGTGGAAAACGTGCGGGTAGAGATGGGCGACTCGCTACTCCCGGATGGTGGACTCGCTGGGGGTTCCATGATGACCGCATCCTTGGCTCCTGCTGTGATGCAAGCCTGTCAGGACGTACTCAAAGCCGCTAACTGTACAACCGCATCAGATGCCTGTGCAGCCTTGCGTCAATCCGGACGTGCAGCGTTTGAGGCAACAGCTTCTTCTGCTCCCGGTGAGGAGGGGAAGAAATGGGCGTTTCAGTCTTGGGGTGCTCACTTCTGCGAGGTTGCCGTAGATGAAGAAATCGGACGCCTGCGGGTAACGCGCTGGGTGTCGGTGATGGACGTTGGGCGAGTGATGAATGCCAAGACTGCCGCAAGTCAGGTGCGGGGTGGGGTAATCATGGGGATTGGGCAAGCCTTGATGGAGGAGTGTCACTTTGACCCTAATCTCGGTAATCCCGTGGTTTATGACCTGGCAACTTATCATTTTCCAGCTCACGCAGATATTCCGCGCATTGAGGTAGCGTTCGTCGGTGAACCCGATTTGAACTTTAACCCAGTGGGCGCAAGAGGTGTGGGTGAAATTGGAATTACGGGGGTTTCGGCTGCTGTTGCTAATGCGGTTTACCATGCGACGGGTAAGCGGTTGCGGAGTTTGCCGTTGACACCGGATAAGTTGATTGGTTGA
- a CDS encoding 2Fe-2S iron-sulfur cluster-binding protein translates to MEHHEGKPKRTSRRNFLGQALTAAGTAIAAPTLLNQATAAKEARSMQSPEGEMPITLTVNGEMRSLTIEPRVTLLDALRERLELTGSKKGCDHGQCGACTVLVDGQRVYSCLSLAVMQEGKQIVTVEGLAKGDVLHPVQAAFIDNDGFQCGYCTPGQICASVALLDEVKRGCASSVTSDLNRPPQLGELSEAEIKERLSGNLCRCSAYNGIVAAVQQAAGQTPPSAAATMMVTEAQEMPA, encoded by the coding sequence ATGGAACATCATGAAGGAAAGCCGAAACGAACATCTCGGCGTAATTTTTTGGGGCAGGCACTAACCGCCGCAGGAACGGCGATAGCTGCCCCTACATTGCTCAATCAGGCTACAGCAGCAAAGGAAGCTCGCTCTATGCAATCCCCTGAAGGTGAAATGCCAATAACACTGACAGTAAATGGTGAGATGCGATCGCTTACCATTGAACCACGAGTGACACTCCTCGATGCTCTGCGGGAACGTCTAGAGCTCACAGGCAGTAAAAAAGGCTGCGATCATGGACAGTGTGGAGCTTGTACCGTTCTCGTTGATGGACAACGGGTGTACTCTTGTCTCTCCCTTGCTGTGATGCAGGAAGGTAAGCAAATTGTCACCGTTGAAGGACTGGCAAAAGGCGATGTTCTCCATCCCGTGCAAGCGGCGTTTATCGATAATGATGGATTTCAGTGCGGCTACTGTACACCGGGACAGATTTGTGCATCAGTTGCTCTCCTCGATGAAGTTAAACGAGGTTGTGCCAGCTCGGTTACCTCAGATTTAAACCGTCCTCCCCAACTTGGGGAACTCTCCGAAGCGGAAATTAAAGAGCGGTTGAGTGGTAATCTCTGTCGGTGTAGTGCTTACAACGGTATTGTTGCCGCCGTACAACAAGCGGCTGGACAAACCCCTCCCTCTGCCGCTGCAACCATGATGGTAACTGAAGCACAGGAGATGCCAGCATGA
- a CDS encoding glutathione S-transferase family protein encodes MLELYQFELSQYSEKVRLILDYKGLAYRKIEVTPGVGQLEVFQLSGQRKLPVLKDGDTVISDSTAIAMYLDRKYPDRPLIPTDPKQRGLCLLIEEWADESIGVKSRKVLYGAMSQSPTFRTSVLPNTTPDFLKTIVGAVPPEVLEMLGTGVGAGPDAVKDAKDALKQDLEALSLLLLDSPYLVGNQPTLADFAVAGVSLLLKFPEGPYLDLPENIKGKGIPGLADSSVYETFFNWRDRLYAAYRKPLISTGTNGSAPTSIEID; translated from the coding sequence ATGCTGGAGTTGTACCAATTTGAGCTATCGCAATACTCTGAAAAAGTACGGCTCATCCTGGACTATAAAGGGCTAGCTTATCGAAAAATCGAAGTGACGCCAGGAGTAGGGCAGCTAGAAGTCTTCCAGCTATCTGGTCAACGGAAGCTACCCGTGCTTAAAGATGGGGATACTGTAATTAGTGATTCTACGGCGATCGCCATGTATTTGGATCGCAAGTATCCCGACAGACCGCTAATTCCCACCGATCCCAAACAACGGGGGCTGTGCTTGCTCATCGAAGAGTGGGCGGATGAGTCGATTGGGGTTAAAAGTCGGAAGGTACTCTATGGGGCAATGAGCCAAAGTCCCACTTTCCGGACATCGGTTTTGCCCAACACGACACCTGACTTTCTCAAAACCATAGTCGGTGCCGTCCCGCCAGAAGTACTTGAGATGTTGGGTACAGGTGTTGGGGCTGGCCCAGATGCGGTAAAAGATGCTAAAGATGCCCTAAAGCAAGACTTGGAAGCCCTGAGTCTGCTGCTTCTGGATAGTCCTTATCTGGTCGGAAACCAACCTACCTTAGCTGATTTTGCAGTCGCGGGTGTTAGCCTGTTGCTCAAGTTTCCCGAAGGTCCTTACCTGGATTTGCCTGAAAACATTAAAGGTAAGGGAATTCCTGGTTTAGCCGATAGTAGCGTGTACGAAACCTTCTTTAACTGGCGCGACCGCCTTTATGCCGCTTATCGCAAGCCTCTGATTTCTACTGGAACAAACGGTTCTGCACCGACATCCATCGAGATTGATTAG
- a CDS encoding sterol desaturase family protein, protein MADHSFLYYCFVFFGAILARYFLIAGGTYLIFYSDLGKRFPKRGLRRSPPLWRSIQKDLELSVLSAVVFALCAALMMSEYGLEVTRLYTDPRQYGLWYLGVSFVGVLILQDTYFYFMHRMFHHPLLLKWLHQGHHRSGDPTPWTSFAFDLPEALIQAIFFVSVIFVVPIHFITLIAVLLTMTVWSVLNHLGFELFPSSFPRHWLGQWFIGSTHHSIHHRKYTVHYGLYFTFWDKMLGTDDPNYENEFDLVLRR, encoded by the coding sequence TTGGCAGACCACTCATTTTTATACTATTGCTTCGTCTTTTTCGGGGCTATTCTTGCCCGTTACTTTCTCATCGCTGGGGGAACCTACTTGATCTTCTATTCGGATCTGGGGAAGCGCTTCCCCAAGCGAGGGTTGCGTCGATCGCCACCCCTATGGAGGTCGATCCAAAAGGATTTGGAATTATCTGTTCTGTCTGCGGTAGTTTTTGCCCTGTGCGCTGCATTGATGATGTCAGAGTACGGTTTGGAAGTCACTCGCTTGTACACTGACCCACGCCAGTATGGGCTGTGGTATTTGGGGGTTAGCTTTGTTGGGGTGCTGATCCTCCAGGATACGTACTTTTATTTCATGCATCGGATGTTTCATCATCCCTTGCTCCTAAAGTGGCTGCACCAGGGTCATCACCGTTCGGGAGACCCGACACCGTGGACATCCTTTGCGTTCGACCTACCAGAGGCACTGATTCAAGCGATCTTCTTTGTCAGTGTAATTTTTGTCGTACCGATCCATTTCATCACCTTGATTGCCGTACTCCTGACGATGACGGTATGGTCTGTGTTGAATCATCTGGGATTCGAGTTATTTCCCTCATCGTTTCCCCGCCACTGGCTGGGACAGTGGTTCATCGGTTCGACGCATCACTCCATCCATCATCGCAAGTACACAGTACACTACGGGCTTTACTTCACGTTCTGGGACAAGATGCTCGGTACTGACGACCCTAATTATGAGAATGAGTTTGATTTGGTTCTCAGACGGTAA
- a CDS encoding GlsB/YeaQ/YmgE family stress response membrane protein: MTGILAWIILGLIAGAIAKAIYPGPQGGGIFATIGLGILGALVGGWLGSVLLPGSGAAAASVGALTLPSIIFAVLGAIVVIFIWGLLTRRAL, encoded by the coding sequence ATGACGGGTATTCTCGCGTGGATCATTTTGGGTCTGATTGCTGGTGCGATCGCCAAAGCCATCTATCCCGGTCCTCAAGGCGGTGGAATCTTTGCAACAATTGGTTTAGGAATTCTGGGTGCGTTAGTAGGGGGATGGTTGGGTAGCGTGTTGCTCCCAGGTTCGGGGGCGGCAGCAGCATCAGTAGGAGCTTTGACGCTACCTAGCATTATTTTTGCAGTTCTGGGTGCGATTGTGGTGATCTTCATTTGGGGTTTATTGACCAGACGCGCTCTCTAA
- a CDS encoding glycine betaine ABC transporter substrate-binding protein encodes MQFLRRLVVLLLLTLLTMLSAIACNSSTGIKVGSKDFTEQFILGEMYALVLENQGLKVERKLNLGGTPVAQAGLESGQIDLYPEYTGTGLLTVIKQPAQSNQKSVFNTVAKAYREKFNLVWLEPAPMNNTQALVMTQEGSKKYGIKTISQMVAKASQLTMIGPPEFEAREDGLPGLKKAYGDFKLKKFIPADPGLRYKTLNNAQADVAVAFGTDGEISALKLVVLEDDKNLFPPYQVAPVIRQETLDQNPGIRDALNTLSPKLTTETMQRLNYEVSGKQREPAEVAKEFLTQEGLLKKP; translated from the coding sequence ATGCAATTCCTTCGTCGCCTAGTTGTGCTACTTCTGCTAACGCTACTGACGATGTTAAGCGCAATCGCTTGCAACAGTAGCACTGGCATTAAAGTCGGCTCGAAAGATTTCACCGAACAATTTATTTTGGGGGAAATGTATGCCCTAGTGCTAGAAAATCAAGGCTTGAAAGTAGAACGTAAACTTAACCTCGGTGGTACACCTGTAGCTCAAGCTGGTTTGGAAAGTGGTCAAATTGATTTGTATCCAGAATATACGGGAACGGGTTTATTAACAGTAATTAAACAACCCGCTCAAAGTAACCAAAAGTCGGTATTTAATACAGTGGCTAAAGCCTATCGAGAAAAATTTAACTTAGTCTGGCTTGAACCTGCTCCGATGAATAATACTCAAGCACTGGTAATGACTCAAGAAGGCTCTAAAAAATATGGAATTAAGACAATTTCTCAAATGGTTGCTAAAGCCAGCCAATTAACAATGATTGGGCCACCTGAATTTGAGGCACGTGAGGATGGATTACCCGGTTTGAAAAAAGCTTATGGGGATTTTAAGCTCAAAAAATTCATTCCCGCCGATCCAGGTTTAAGGTATAAAACCCTAAACAATGCTCAAGCCGATGTTGCAGTTGCCTTTGGGACAGATGGTGAAATTAGTGCCTTAAAATTGGTGGTTTTAGAAGATGATAAAAACTTGTTTCCACCTTATCAAGTGGCTCCAGTCATACGTCAAGAAACGCTAGATCAAAATCCAGGGATTCGAGACGCTCTCAATACCTTATCTCCGAAACTGACAACCGAAACCATGCAGCGCCTAAACTACGAGGTTAGTGGTAAACAACGTGAACCGGCGGAAGTGGCTAAGGAATTTTTGACTCAAGAAGGATTGTTAAAAAAGCCTTAG
- a CDS encoding phosphodiester glycosidase family protein, with amino-acid sequence MLLSLSLMGFGILLSCKPDRKPTSFPSSAVSPSAEQGLQYQTHRIQQSVVHTLLIPASSRFGVTPAISSGLSSLESFAQKHGAIAAINGGFFDPENQQSTSYVMQQGVWVADPRQNKRLMNNPKLMPYFQKILNRTEFRRYRCGQTIRYDIALHSQAPPTGCQLLDALGGGPRLLPELTEIPEGFLAFANGKIIRDPLGSKQPNARSAIGITRDGSLLVVMVAQKPEAPTASGLSLPALAAFMKAQGVEQAMNLDGGSSSSFYYKGKTVYGKVNEKGTWVKRELFSVLLIQE; translated from the coding sequence ATGTTATTGAGCTTGAGCTTAATGGGGTTCGGAATTCTGCTCTCCTGTAAACCTGATCGCAAACCAACCTCTTTTCCCTCTTCAGCCGTTTCGCCTTCTGCCGAACAAGGTCTCCAATACCAAACCCACCGCATACAACAAAGCGTAGTTCACACCCTGTTAATTCCCGCATCAAGTCGTTTTGGGGTGACTCCCGCCATCTCCTCAGGGTTAAGTTCCCTAGAAAGCTTTGCCCAGAAACACGGAGCGATCGCAGCCATCAATGGAGGCTTTTTCGATCCAGAAAATCAACAATCGACCTCCTATGTGATGCAGCAAGGCGTCTGGGTGGCAGACCCTAGGCAGAACAAGCGACTGATGAACAATCCTAAATTAATGCCTTACTTTCAGAAAATCCTCAACCGGACAGAATTCCGACGCTACCGTTGTGGTCAAACAATTCGTTATGATATTGCCCTTCACAGCCAAGCTCCTCCCACCGGATGCCAACTCTTGGATGCCCTAGGGGGTGGCCCCCGCTTATTGCCAGAGTTGACTGAAATTCCAGAAGGTTTTCTCGCGTTTGCCAACGGTAAAATCATACGAGACCCACTGGGGAGCAAGCAACCTAATGCTCGAAGTGCGATCGGGATTACCCGTGATGGCAGCCTGCTCGTGGTCATGGTGGCTCAAAAGCCAGAAGCGCCCACCGCCTCCGGGTTATCCTTGCCAGCATTAGCCGCCTTCATGAAAGCTCAAGGCGTGGAGCAAGCCATGAATCTGGATGGGGGAAGCTCCTCTAGTTTCTATTACAAAGGCAAAACGGTTTACGGGAAAGTAAATGAAAAGGGAACTTGGGTCAAGAGGGAACTTTTTTCTGTTTTACTGATTCAGGAGTGA
- a CDS encoding AIM24 family protein encodes MQYEVKIIEPTDLWYLQNNINKETNKFYHPTRSIPFVQQVEIHLDNSGVIIQKGALHSCIGQLSYGVYKSDNRLKDLWVALRTEMDYNAPLYKGTGRVHLEPRQKGYFLHYTPIELSDSEQWEFDDAIFQFCSDNVVIGAKRLKFRQMAGSNDGRWRIVLKSLPENKSQVIAGTSSPAKVIKLKRGETLIADCDIVKGFTNGIEEDYRKIGHFGKGGGEGYVWFYQGEGKLLISETDGMGLG; translated from the coding sequence ATGCAATACGAAGTCAAAATCATCGAACCTACAGATTTATGGTATTTGCAAAATAACATTAACAAAGAAACAAACAAATTTTACCATCCCACCCGATCTATTCCCTTTGTTCAGCAAGTTGAAATTCACCTAGATAATTCTGGAGTAATTATTCAAAAAGGTGCTCTACACAGTTGTATTGGTCAATTGAGTTATGGTGTTTATAAAAGCGATAACCGTCTGAAAGATTTGTGGGTAGCGTTGAGGACGGAAATGGATTACAACGCTCCTCTGTATAAAGGGACAGGTCGAGTTCACCTGGAACCTAGACAAAAAGGATATTTCTTGCATTACACACCAATTGAGCTTTCAGATTCAGAACAATGGGAATTTGATGATGCTATCTTTCAGTTTTGTTCTGACAATGTAGTGATAGGTGCTAAACGATTAAAATTCCGGCAAATGGCTGGTTCTAATGATGGTCGATGGAGGATTGTTCTAAAATCTTTACCGGAGAACAAATCTCAAGTTATAGCTGGTACCTCTTCACCCGCTAAAGTTATCAAACTTAAGCGAGGTGAAACGTTGATTGCTGATTGTGACATTGTTAAAGGATTTACCAACGGAATTGAAGAAGATTATCGAAAAATAGGTCATTTTGGAAAAGGCGGTGGCGAGGGGTATGTATGGTTTTATCAAGGCGAAGGTAAATTATTAATCTCTGAAACCGATGGCATGGGTCTGGGATGA
- a CDS encoding type II toxin-antitoxin system RelE/ParE family toxin encodes MVYQIEISPTAVADIESIFLWIKEDSPENAYRWVRGCYEIMLTLENFPRRCALAIESEYMGIEVRQLLYKKQFNILFTVSEIVEQEQGIVRIHRVRHCSQQALQSIDQLFGDEPET; translated from the coding sequence ATGGTTTACCAGATTGAAATATCTCCTACTGCGGTGGCTGATATAGAAAGCATTTTTCTTTGGATTAAGGAGGATTCACCGGAAAATGCTTATCGCTGGGTAAGAGGGTGTTATGAAATTATGTTGACGCTGGAAAATTTTCCCCGGCGTTGTGCTTTGGCGATCGAAAGTGAGTATATGGGAATAGAGGTACGGCAACTTCTCTATAAAAAGCAATTCAATATTTTATTTACTGTTAGTGAAATAGTTGAGCAAGAGCAAGGAATTGTGCGTATTCATCGTGTGCGTCATTGTTCTCAACAAGCACTTCAAAGTATAGATCAACTCTTCGGTGATGAACCAGAAACTTAA